The Leptospira levettii genome has a segment encoding these proteins:
- the rdgB gene encoding RdgB/HAM1 family non-canonical purine NTP pyrophosphatase, producing MTKKTLAFASGSDHKRKEMQMLLSPLGYEVVTPKTLGISFNPEESESTFVGNSFIKSKELFRLTGLPSFADDSGICVDALGGEPGVYSARFGGPGLSDKERALYLLKKLGENPNRKAHYSCVVSYVDAIHQISFEGKVEGVITSDYDEIGPYGFGYDPIFYYPNFGKRFSEVPEEEKNKVSHRKIAMELFLEWFQNIQ from the coding sequence CTGACAAAAAAGACATTAGCATTTGCATCTGGAAGTGATCACAAACGTAAAGAAATGCAAATGTTACTCTCTCCTTTGGGTTATGAGGTGGTCACACCAAAAACTTTAGGGATTAGTTTCAATCCAGAAGAATCGGAATCCACGTTTGTGGGAAATTCATTTATCAAATCAAAAGAACTCTTTCGCCTAACAGGTCTTCCTTCATTTGCTGATGATTCTGGGATCTGTGTGGATGCTCTAGGTGGAGAACCAGGAGTGTATTCCGCTCGATTTGGTGGACCAGGTCTTTCCGATAAAGAACGTGCTCTTTATTTACTCAAAAAATTAGGAGAGAATCCGAATCGAAAAGCACATTACAGCTGTGTTGTGAGTTATGTAGATGCGATTCACCAAATTTCCTTTGAAGGAAAGGTAGAAGGGGTCATCACCTCTGATTATGATGAAATTGGACCGTATGGATTTGGTTATGATCCCATTTTTTATTATCCGAATTTCGGAAAACGGTTTTCAGAAGTCCCAGAAGAAGAAAAAAACAAAGTATCACACCGAAAAATAGCGATGGAACTATTTTTGGAATGGTTTCAAAATATCCAGTAA
- a CDS encoding PIN/TRAM domain-containing protein, whose translation MKHLLSTIGALLVTSVSFFFIHSESQNIVLAGVLAGVVLVYSLVLILGERKLFPEIKADVVLCASVGALLGLSIVAFPVSLLNDYGYKSVSIFVAVLFFLTGVKAGVSFSKKPGLSIFGGGTGAPGSSFSIPGLEGGTTQIKDKILDTSVVIDGRILDIADTHFLDGPLILPNFVLREIQLISDSSDPIKRARGRRGLEMLNKLQRKGSIEVKITYTDYSDTREVDAKLVKLARDTGGAVVTNDFNLNKVAELQGVRVLNLNNLANALKPVVLPGEEFQISVIKEGKDENQGIGYLEDGTMVVIENGGHLVGKDVRVVVTSIIQTAAGKMIFTKVQNGNNNYNKS comes from the coding sequence ATGAAACATTTACTTTCAACCATTGGGGCACTTCTTGTCACTTCGGTATCGTTTTTCTTTATACATTCAGAATCGCAAAACATCGTTTTGGCGGGGGTTCTTGCTGGCGTTGTTCTGGTTTATTCTTTGGTTCTAATTCTCGGTGAGAGAAAATTATTCCCAGAAATTAAAGCAGATGTTGTTCTTTGTGCAAGTGTTGGTGCACTACTTGGACTCTCCATAGTCGCATTCCCTGTCAGTTTGCTGAACGATTATGGATACAAATCAGTTTCCATTTTTGTTGCTGTGCTTTTTTTCCTAACAGGAGTAAAGGCAGGTGTGTCGTTTTCCAAAAAACCTGGCCTTTCCATTTTTGGCGGCGGCACTGGTGCACCTGGTTCTAGTTTTTCCATTCCAGGACTAGAAGGTGGAACAACACAAATCAAAGACAAAATCCTAGATACATCTGTTGTAATCGACGGAAGGATTTTGGACATTGCTGACACACACTTCCTAGATGGTCCTCTCATCCTCCCTAACTTTGTATTACGTGAAATCCAATTGATTTCTGATTCATCTGATCCGATCAAACGTGCTCGTGGTCGTCGTGGTCTTGAGATGTTAAACAAACTCCAAAGAAAAGGATCGATTGAAGTAAAAATCACTTATACTGATTATTCTGATACTCGAGAAGTGGATGCAAAACTAGTCAAACTTGCTCGTGATACTGGTGGTGCTGTTGTTACCAATGACTTTAACCTAAACAAAGTTGCTGAATTACAAGGAGTTCGAGTTCTCAACTTAAACAACCTTGCCAATGCATTAAAACCTGTTGTGTTACCTGGTGAAGAGTTTCAAATTTCCGTCATCAAAGAGGGAAAAGATGAAAACCAAGGAATTGGTTACTTGGAAGATGGAACCATGGTTGTGATCGAAAATGGTGGTCATTTAGTTGGAAAAGATGTACGTGTAGTCGTTACAAGTATCATTCAAACGGCTGCTGGCAAAATGATTTTCACAAAAGTACAAAACGGTAATAATAACTACAACAAATCGTAA
- a CDS encoding CarD family transcriptional regulator, with the protein MATKKLNEKTKEPKFKVGDYVVYPIHGVGEVTEVAKKLILGKKKDCYSLEIQGSKMKVSIPVDRAMDVGIRSIIDKKEIKKVLTLLKKDEVDTEEDWKVRYQNNMNKIKSGSIFEVADVCRNLYRRAYGKELSIMERKLYESAYNLVKMEIALSKGVPQEEAGNIVSDVLAASVQGMAPPPPPKELDDDLDLE; encoded by the coding sequence TTGGCTACAAAAAAACTAAACGAAAAAACTAAAGAGCCTAAATTCAAGGTTGGGGATTACGTTGTATACCCGATCCATGGAGTAGGTGAAGTCACAGAAGTTGCTAAAAAGCTGATTCTGGGGAAGAAAAAAGACTGTTACAGTTTGGAAATTCAAGGTTCCAAAATGAAGGTCTCTATCCCTGTGGATCGCGCAATGGATGTGGGTATCCGGTCGATCATTGATAAAAAAGAGATCAAAAAAGTTCTCACTCTCCTAAAAAAGGATGAGGTCGACACGGAAGAGGACTGGAAAGTCCGTTACCAGAACAATATGAACAAGATCAAGTCTGGTTCTATTTTCGAAGTGGCTGATGTGTGCCGTAATCTTTACAGACGTGCCTATGGCAAAGAACTCTCCATTATGGAGAGAAAGCTCTACGAGAGCGCCTATAATTTAGTAAAGATGGAAATTGCATTGAGTAAGGGTGTACCCCAAGAAGAAGCAGGAAACATTGTTTCCGATGTGCTGGCAGCTTCAGTGCAAGGTATGGCTCCACCACCACCTCCAAAAGAATTGGATGATGATCTAGACTTAGAATAA
- a CDS encoding Lsa36 family surface (lipo)protein: MKLSMIRTTFQYFTVFFFVPTFLGLGFPLEAQVICGGVECSNIPSEYQLLGNFAGPVLDRIYTNGFLRSMGENAVLQNLNANQSGGQNVPSYRLGLGYTIARGQAKARDFYYENSELRNLPKEGVAASPSINFTANLSQIFQTPYASRWNVTTHFFPYEFTEANIPFVKIRNTDVRGKIQNYGILFRYFPESSGFSFGFGFFQTNQDLYLSSYDRRTTQFRIDGEKRRWLGINDLYYQSRISSFSFDVKYNWTIGILSITPGIGCVYNEGYTSIQVSRYALISTRANPDDFSTYPSAIGIRLATRYDHVSSFGYGSLGLRFGQGSFSVTTELMAGREMQSANLSLNYQF, encoded by the coding sequence ATGAAACTCTCGATGATTCGCACCACCTTTCAATATTTCACTGTATTTTTCTTCGTTCCAACATTTTTGGGATTAGGTTTTCCATTAGAAGCACAAGTCATTTGCGGAGGAGTTGAATGTTCGAACATTCCTTCTGAATACCAACTGCTCGGGAATTTTGCAGGACCTGTTTTGGATCGCATTTATACGAATGGTTTTCTTCGGTCCATGGGAGAAAATGCAGTACTACAAAATCTGAATGCAAACCAATCAGGTGGCCAAAATGTTCCTTCCTATCGATTGGGTTTGGGGTATACGATCGCAAGGGGACAGGCAAAGGCACGAGATTTTTATTATGAAAATTCTGAACTTAGAAATTTGCCAAAAGAAGGTGTCGCTGCGTCTCCTTCTATCAATTTTACTGCCAACCTTAGCCAAATCTTCCAAACTCCTTATGCCAGTCGTTGGAATGTCACTACCCATTTTTTTCCTTATGAATTTACAGAGGCAAATATTCCATTTGTAAAAATTCGTAATACGGACGTTAGGGGCAAGATACAAAATTATGGGATTTTGTTCCGCTATTTCCCAGAATCTTCTGGTTTTTCTTTTGGATTTGGTTTTTTTCAAACGAACCAAGACCTATACTTAAGTTCATACGATCGTAGGACCACGCAGTTTCGAATCGACGGAGAAAAACGAAGGTGGTTGGGAATCAATGATTTGTATTACCAATCAAGGATCTCTTCCTTTTCTTTTGATGTGAAATACAATTGGACCATTGGAATTTTATCAATCACACCTGGTATTGGATGCGTATACAATGAAGGTTATACTTCGATTCAAGTGAGTCGGTATGCACTGATTTCAACTCGAGCAAATCCCGATGATTTTTCGACTTATCCAAGCGCTATCGGGATTCGACTTGCAACTCGTTATGATCATGTTTCCAGTTTTGGATATGGAAGTTTGGGCTTACGTTTCGGACAGGGAAGTTTTAGTGTGACAACTGAACTCATGGCAGGGAGAGAGATGCAATCTGCAAATCTCTCCTTAAATTACCAATTTTAA
- a CDS encoding ComF family protein: protein MQKRDLIAKDLFLSLKFQNEKQISNYFCLGWRELAKLWKLDPPDCFVMVPSKPKPGPKPYHVAWSLRNRLLRCLNIREDTSLRKVSKDKQSEKRFEDRFFHAKKAFAFTKSDRIIEGLHVLLVDDIFTTGASLNEIARLYKLRGVRKVTCVVFLLSGVIESNGCSSQG from the coding sequence TTGCAAAAGAGAGACCTCATCGCCAAAGATCTTTTCCTTTCTTTAAAATTCCAAAATGAAAAACAAATCTCCAACTACTTCTGTTTAGGATGGAGAGAGTTGGCAAAACTTTGGAAACTTGACCCACCCGATTGTTTTGTGATGGTTCCTTCCAAACCCAAACCAGGGCCAAAACCGTACCATGTGGCTTGGTCCTTACGAAATCGGCTTTTACGATGTCTGAATATACGGGAAGATACGAGTCTTCGTAAGGTTTCAAAGGACAAACAGTCAGAGAAACGGTTTGAAGACCGATTTTTTCATGCAAAAAAGGCATTTGCATTCACAAAAAGTGATAGAATCATAGAAGGACTTCATGTTCTACTCGTAGATGATATATTTACGACAGGTGCCTCACTGAATGAAATCGCTCGGTTGTACAAACTGAGAGGAGTAAGGAAGGTAACTTGCGTAGTTTTCTTGTTAAGTGGGGTGATTGAATCGAATGGATGTTCAAGTCAAGGATGA
- a CDS encoding flagellar assembly protein FlaA, translated as MIALRNTIILTLFLTSPFHSEIYGESGIWREILLENFELSNFNASHLRTKLEKGTKLPEISLSNNFTAPIPGSKQALVLRIPKDANLPFSLYFPKPIEVNAFIKEISIPIYSSLSSGNLTLIIETQDAEVRQLNLTSLNYRGWKTITVSISKNFDQNDRVFLQKSSIRILGFFYLPYENNDPNQEVLIAIDDITAIVRDKYRPLRNKEILLED; from the coding sequence ATGATTGCTTTAAGAAACACCATAATCCTAACACTTTTTCTCACTTCTCCATTCCATTCCGAAATCTACGGAGAGAGTGGCATTTGGAGGGAAATCCTTCTCGAAAATTTTGAACTCTCGAATTTCAATGCGAGTCACCTGCGCACAAAATTAGAAAAAGGTACGAAACTCCCCGAAATCTCCTTATCAAACAATTTTACAGCACCCATCCCAGGTTCCAAACAAGCTCTAGTGCTTCGGATTCCAAAAGATGCCAATTTACCGTTTTCATTGTACTTTCCGAAACCCATTGAGGTAAATGCCTTCATTAAAGAAATATCCATTCCCATATACTCTTCTTTATCCAGCGGGAACCTAACATTGATCATAGAAACTCAAGATGCAGAAGTGAGACAATTAAACTTAACTTCTCTCAACTATCGTGGTTGGAAAACCATCACGGTTTCCATTTCAAAAAATTTTGACCAAAACGATCGAGTTTTTTTACAAAAAAGTTCCATTCGTATTTTAGGATTCTTTTATTTACCGTATGAAAACAACGATCCTAATCAGGAAGTACTCATCGCGATAGATGATATAACTGCCATTGTGCGAGATAAGTATAGACCTCTCCGAAACAAAGAAATCTTGTTAGAGGATTGA
- a CDS encoding ATP-binding cassette domain-containing protein: protein MIQASGITVSFGKKPLFENVSIKFKPECRYGLIGANGSGKSTFMKVLAGILQPSAGTVVLDKDVKVGYLKQDHYEYENETVLGTVLRGNPELWNLMAERDAIYAKEDMTDEEGIRISEIEELFADMGGYEAESVAGELLEGLGIPTTAHNRPLNFLTGGFKLRVLLAQVLFLKPDVLLLDEPTNHLDIKTIHWLEELLINYEGVVIVISHDRHFINSVATHIADLDYNTIRVFPGNYDDFMIAAEQTREQLVSDSKRAKEKIADLQEFVSRFSANASKSKQATSRQKMIEKIKADMVEVKPSSRVAPYIRFKAKRVLGKDVFEAINISKSYDGKPVIKDFSISITKGEKVGIVGTNGVGKTTLLKMLLKKLEPDSGQVKWGDSVETSFFPQDHREAMEPDADTLVEWLLRNSPQGTEVQEIRAILGRMLFSGDMANKSTTVLSGGEKSRMIIGKMILACDNVIALDEPTNHLDLETIEALNYALSLFDGTVILVSHDREFISSLCTRIIEVTPEGINDFKGNYEEFLEREGNDFYKRLTGGAILTT, encoded by the coding sequence ATGATCCAAGCTAGCGGCATTACAGTCTCCTTCGGGAAAAAACCCCTTTTTGAAAACGTTTCCATTAAATTCAAACCGGAGTGCCGTTATGGGCTGATTGGAGCCAATGGTTCGGGAAAATCGACCTTTATGAAGGTTCTTGCGGGCATTCTACAACCCTCTGCAGGCACTGTGGTCCTCGACAAGGACGTAAAAGTGGGGTATTTGAAGCAGGACCACTATGAATACGAAAATGAGACCGTACTTGGCACTGTTTTACGAGGGAATCCTGAACTTTGGAACCTAATGGCAGAACGAGACGCCATTTATGCCAAAGAGGACATGACAGACGAAGAAGGGATCCGGATCTCCGAAATTGAAGAATTATTTGCTGATATGGGTGGGTACGAAGCCGAATCGGTTGCTGGGGAACTTTTGGAAGGTCTTGGAATCCCTACCACCGCTCACAACCGTCCACTTAACTTTTTAACAGGTGGATTCAAATTACGAGTTCTCCTTGCCCAAGTATTATTTTTAAAACCAGATGTCCTTCTCCTAGACGAACCAACAAACCACTTAGATATCAAAACCATCCATTGGTTAGAAGAACTTCTCATCAATTATGAAGGTGTGGTCATTGTGATTTCCCACGACCGTCACTTTATCAACTCCGTTGCCACGCATATCGCTGACCTTGACTATAATACCATTCGAGTTTTCCCAGGAAACTACGATGACTTTATGATCGCTGCTGAACAAACCCGCGAACAACTTGTAAGTGATAGCAAACGAGCAAAAGAAAAAATTGCCGATTTACAGGAGTTTGTTTCTAGATTCTCCGCAAACGCTAGTAAATCAAAACAAGCTACCTCTCGCCAAAAGATGATCGAAAAAATCAAAGCAGATATGGTAGAAGTAAAACCTTCTTCAAGAGTTGCACCTTACATCCGTTTCAAAGCAAAACGTGTGTTAGGAAAAGATGTATTTGAAGCAATCAATATCTCTAAATCATACGATGGAAAACCTGTGATCAAGGACTTTAGTATTTCCATTACGAAAGGTGAGAAGGTAGGAATTGTTGGAACAAACGGTGTTGGTAAAACGACTCTCCTTAAAATGTTATTAAAAAAGTTGGAACCAGATTCTGGTCAAGTGAAATGGGGTGACTCTGTCGAAACATCATTTTTCCCACAAGACCATAGAGAAGCAATGGAACCAGATGCAGATACTCTCGTCGAATGGTTACTTCGTAACTCTCCTCAAGGCACAGAAGTGCAAGAGATACGTGCGATTTTGGGTAGGATGCTTTTTTCAGGTGATATGGCAAACAAATCCACTACTGTGTTATCGGGTGGTGAAAAATCTCGAATGATCATTGGAAAAATGATCTTAGCTTGTGACAACGTCATTGCACTTGACGAACCAACAAACCACTTGGACTTAGAAACGATCGAAGCATTGAACTACGCCTTGTCATTGTTTGATGGAACAGTGATATTAGTTTCACATGATAGGGAGTTTATTTCCTCACTTTGTACTAGAATTATTGAAGTAACTCCAGAAGGAATCAATGATTTCAAAGGAAATTACGAAGAATTTTTGGAACGAGAAGGAAACGATTTTTACAAACGACTTACTGGTGGAGCAATCCTTACCACTTAA
- the lnt gene encoding apolipoprotein N-acyltransferase: MKLARFLMSREGFISVLCYTVTAVFSFLSFAPLNLPIFVWFAPFGLFIIEKRNRGEWKKLIYHGFGFAILFYLVSFHWVYHMTTVFGGFDWYLAVPIFIGSAILLNFKFPVYLLLFSFLVKKVGKFFPLIASFSILFAEFFTPQVFPWYFGNVVAENQILAQNAEYTSAYGLSAFLFFVSYYLFYLKNPKKILHFLSLVRSVITKHQKIAKQMLVGLVSLLVVLVLFFGNGLYLFHKWENIKPIAEREVLIVQPNAPLEFRDGRNPAEEIRNLMTRIDRMVESELKEKPVDLVVLPESGVPFFTTHDSEVTRTIRIYWHQFESLMAIISLRHGANLFFNELDADIPGGNGSSRIVRSEIRTYNSSVLMNPNGERKNSYQKVFLLIFGEYMPFEWMYALSGQTGQFAPGTKLDLIPYYERRKTPSKVTKELHWEDTFGMSPDSVREHYRANQIEENTIGSFLPLICYEVIISEFVRKFEGDPDFIVNVTNDKWYGNSVESYQHHTLGRLRAIEFRKWIVRSTNSGTSVFTDHLGRNIDNDFTPIETTATIRKKVSVIPGEMTFYRLYGNLLSYLFMGIVGLVFFVYAKRNS, translated from the coding sequence ATGAAACTGGCTCGTTTTTTAATGTCACGCGAAGGGTTCATATCCGTTCTTTGTTATACGGTAACAGCCGTATTTTCCTTCCTCTCTTTTGCTCCTCTTAATTTGCCTATCTTTGTTTGGTTTGCTCCTTTCGGACTCTTTATCATCGAAAAAAGAAACCGAGGTGAATGGAAAAAACTGATCTACCACGGATTTGGTTTTGCCATTTTGTTTTATTTGGTGTCCTTCCATTGGGTCTACCATATGACAACTGTTTTTGGGGGATTTGATTGGTATTTAGCCGTTCCTATTTTTATTGGATCTGCTATTTTGTTAAATTTCAAATTTCCAGTATACTTACTTCTTTTCTCTTTTTTGGTAAAAAAAGTGGGGAAATTTTTTCCATTGATTGCATCGTTTTCGATACTGTTTGCTGAATTTTTTACGCCTCAAGTTTTCCCTTGGTACTTCGGCAACGTAGTGGCTGAAAATCAAATTTTAGCACAAAACGCAGAGTATACGAGCGCCTATGGATTATCTGCTTTTTTATTTTTTGTTTCTTATTATTTGTTTTATCTTAAAAATCCAAAAAAAATCCTCCATTTTCTTTCTTTGGTTCGATCAGTGATCACAAAACACCAAAAAATCGCCAAACAAATGTTGGTGGGTCTAGTTTCTCTTTTGGTTGTTTTGGTTTTATTTTTTGGGAATGGTCTTTATTTGTTCCATAAATGGGAAAATATCAAACCAATCGCAGAACGTGAGGTTCTCATTGTCCAACCGAATGCTCCATTAGAGTTTCGAGATGGTAGAAACCCTGCAGAAGAAATTCGAAATTTAATGACTCGCATCGACCGTATGGTGGAATCTGAATTAAAAGAGAAACCTGTGGATTTGGTAGTATTGCCAGAATCTGGGGTTCCATTTTTTACCACTCATGATTCAGAAGTAACAAGGACAATACGCATCTATTGGCACCAATTTGAGTCTCTAATGGCCATCATCAGTTTGAGACATGGAGCCAATTTGTTTTTTAATGAATTGGATGCAGACATTCCTGGAGGAAATGGGTCTTCGCGGATCGTCCGCAGTGAGATTCGTACTTACAATTCGTCAGTACTCATGAATCCAAATGGGGAAAGGAAAAACAGTTATCAAAAAGTATTTTTACTCATATTTGGAGAATACATGCCATTTGAATGGATGTATGCTTTGTCTGGACAAACGGGTCAGTTTGCACCTGGAACAAAATTGGATCTTATCCCTTATTATGAACGTCGTAAAACTCCATCGAAGGTAACGAAAGAATTACATTGGGAAGATACATTTGGGATGAGTCCAGATTCGGTAAGAGAACATTACCGTGCAAATCAAATTGAAGAAAATACAATTGGGTCTTTTTTACCTTTGATTTGTTATGAAGTGATCATCTCGGAGTTTGTGCGTAAATTTGAGGGAGATCCAGATTTTATTGTAAATGTAACCAATGATAAGTGGTATGGAAATTCAGTTGAATCCTACCAACACCATACTTTGGGTCGTTTGCGTGCGATTGAATTTCGAAAATGGATCGTTCGTTCTACAAATTCAGGAACTTCTGTTTTTACAGATCATTTAGGTCGTAATATTGATAACGATTTTACACCAATTGAAACTACGGCAACCATCCGAAAGAAGGTTTCTGTTATCCCAGGTGAAATGACATTTTATCGACTTTATGGAAACTTATTGTCTTATTTGTTTATGGGAATCGTAGGACTTGTGTTTTTTGTTTATGCTAAAAGGAATTCGTAA
- a CDS encoding STAS domain-containing protein, giving the protein MDVQVKDDIRIIKFSGAILKVDSDEIEKELSKLTQGSVKKIILDLTKVHHICSTALGIFVATKRKLKPLNGDIKVIVVDEDLIQLFEITMLDKVFEIFPDLASAMEGFQLDEEDSH; this is encoded by the coding sequence ATGGATGTTCAAGTCAAGGATGACATAAGGATTATCAAATTTTCTGGAGCCATTTTGAAAGTGGATTCCGACGAAATTGAAAAAGAATTGTCAAAACTCACTCAAGGTTCTGTTAAAAAAATCATTCTAGATTTAACGAAAGTTCATCATATTTGTTCAACTGCTTTAGGGATTTTTGTCGCCACAAAACGCAAGTTAAAGCCTTTGAATGGGGATATCAAGGTGATTGTGGTTGATGAAGATTTAATCCAATTATTTGAAATTACAATGTTAGATAAAGTTTTTGAAATTTTTCCTGACTTGGCTTCTGCGATGGAAGGTTTCCAGTTAGACGAGGAAGATTCACACTGA
- the ompL47 gene encoding multi-beta-barrel domain surface protein OmpL47 encodes MQAHKYLLAVLTIFFAGQISAQVADPKATTSTKDKAIQKTESTSTQAKDGVNKVETTVKDILGDKKEAGASTSDAPALFITSKTSFSLDAKDDSSMIDFIEWKPKNGEYRRFTQPIRISEEGLTEIYYRSVDKVGNTETPKILVVNVDNTAPRVSLVPQEQLFVLDGVPFASKNNTYTIVAEDRQTGVEKVQFSINQEASKVYADPIKLEVGGANTIKYSATDKSGNSSPESSMIITVDDVKPTIEIVPSFPLVDINGKNFQRKGNVFYVNATDKESGVKKILVKVDEEEFKPYVEAIAIETQGDHVIKAMAVDNVGNQSDVVEVKLTVDLTPPTSTIQKASDEPKVEAAPAPQATTPAK; translated from the coding sequence ATGCAGGCGCACAAATACCTTTTGGCCGTTTTGACAATTTTTTTCGCAGGCCAAATCTCAGCACAGGTTGCTGACCCAAAAGCCACTACTTCCACCAAAGACAAGGCAATTCAAAAAACTGAATCCACGTCTACACAAGCCAAAGATGGTGTGAACAAAGTTGAGACAACTGTAAAAGACATTTTGGGAGACAAAAAAGAAGCTGGAGCTTCTACAAGTGATGCACCCGCTCTTTTTATCACTAGCAAAACTTCTTTCTCCTTAGACGCAAAAGATGATTCTTCTATGATCGATTTCATCGAATGGAAACCAAAAAATGGTGAGTATCGAAGATTCACTCAACCAATTCGTATTTCGGAAGAAGGACTAACTGAAATTTATTACCGTTCTGTTGATAAAGTTGGAAACACAGAAACTCCAAAAATCCTTGTTGTCAATGTAGACAATACTGCTCCACGTGTGAGCCTTGTTCCACAAGAACAATTGTTTGTTTTAGACGGAGTTCCTTTTGCTTCTAAAAACAATACATACACAATTGTTGCGGAAGATCGCCAAACAGGTGTAGAAAAAGTTCAATTTAGCATCAACCAAGAAGCTTCTAAAGTTTATGCTGATCCAATCAAATTAGAAGTTGGTGGCGCAAATACAATTAAGTATTCTGCAACTGATAAATCTGGAAACTCTTCTCCAGAGTCTTCTATGATCATCACTGTTGACGATGTAAAACCTACAATTGAAATTGTTCCTTCTTTTCCTTTAGTGGACATCAATGGAAAAAATTTCCAAAGAAAAGGAAACGTATTCTATGTGAATGCAACTGATAAAGAATCTGGTGTGAAAAAAATCTTAGTTAAAGTTGACGAAGAAGAATTCAAACCATATGTAGAAGCAATTGCAATTGAAACTCAAGGGGATCATGTGATCAAAGCTATGGCTGTTGATAACGTTGGAAACCAATCGGATGTAGTCGAAGTGAAACTTACTGTTGACCTAACTCCTCCAACTTCAACAATCCAAAAAGCAAGTGATGAGCCAAAAGTAGAAGCGGCACCTGCTCCGCAAGCGACAACTCCTGCTAAGTAA
- a CDS encoding class I SAM-dependent methyltransferase, which produces MDQFFFPSVEDEKKRYLEHNNDIHDIQYQNFLKPIVEKVLTHQKSEDFGLDYGAGPGPVVEYLLKEKGYQINLFDPFFHPYPENLTQQYDYIILTEVVEHFHHPNLEFQKLWSLLKKNGMLYILTHPYEDSISFDRWYYKNDQTHTFFYTNEAFEWIKEFYGFKRMEIENRIIMLQK; this is translated from the coding sequence ATGGATCAATTTTTTTTCCCTTCCGTTGAGGATGAAAAAAAAAGATACCTAGAACATAACAATGATATCCACGATATTCAGTACCAAAATTTTTTAAAGCCCATTGTAGAAAAAGTCCTTACACATCAAAAGTCAGAGGATTTTGGTTTGGATTATGGTGCTGGCCCTGGACCAGTTGTTGAATATTTACTCAAAGAAAAAGGATATCAGATCAATTTATTTGATCCTTTTTTTCACCCTTATCCAGAAAATCTAACGCAACAATACGATTATATCATTTTAACAGAAGTGGTGGAACATTTCCATCATCCAAATTTAGAATTTCAGAAACTTTGGTCACTACTCAAAAAAAATGGAATGTTATATATCCTAACACACCCGTATGAAGACTCCATTTCCTTTGATCGTTGGTATTATAAAAATGACCAAACACATACCTTCTTTTACACAAATGAGGCATTTGAATGGATCAAGGAATTTTATGGATTCAAACGAATGGAAATCGAGAACAGAATCATTATGTTACAAAAATAA